ccccccacatcatgaacccctcatcctcagccccacagccctcactccacaccccaaccctctgccctagccatGAGccgcatcatgaatccctcatcctcagccccacagccctcgcccctgcactccctcctatccccaaactccctcccagagcatgcaccccctcccAGATCGTGCACTACCTCCCTTTTCCCAcacatcccttcccacccccaaactccctcccagagcctgcacccctcctcccttcctacacccccacccccagcccagagcctgcacccacactctgtcccaaagcctgcacccctcaccccctcctgcacacccaccccctgccccagcccggagcctgcacccagcacccaaactccatcccaaagcctgcaccctgcactcctcctgtaccctaatccccagcccaggacctgcaccccagacctcctcccccaaccacccccagagccttaggcaggtgggggcggagtttgggggggcgggttctgggcaccaccaaaatttctacaaacttgccatcCATGTTTGTGACAATATGTTGGGAAGAGCAAATGAAAATCCCTACGTCTCACACAGCACCGCACTCAGATGTCAAAATAACTTCCCAGCTGCCCTGCTCTTTCTAATGTGTATCCAGagttctagtccaggggttctcaaacttcattgcactgtgaacCCCTTCTGGCAGCAAAAATTGctacatgactccaggaggggggaccgaagcctgagcccacctgagccctgctgccctgggcatgGGAGGCCAAGCCAAAGCCTGAACCCCACCACCCTTGGTGGGAAGGGTCAAAGCTGAAACCAAAAAGCTTCAACCCCAGGTGTGGGggcctgtagcctgagccccaccacccagggccgaagccaaagccagagccctgacgcctagggctgaagccctcgagtttcagccccaggcagtggggctcgggcttcagctttggtACCGGGCAGTGGGActcgggctttggccccaggccccagcaagtctaaaggcagccctggtgaccccattaaaatgggctcATGACCCACTTTAGGGTCCTGATCcgtagtttgagaaccgctgctctagctGGTTTGAATCATTTGACCTTTTCTTTGACAACCAGCAGACAAAATCTCTCTGCACTTTTCTCCCCCATTTCTTTAGTTTTACAGACGCTGCTTTGTATTTTGTTACATCTGCAATTCCACGTCTTTGTCAAAAATAACCTACCCCACTCTGCAAACTTAGATCAGCAGCTGAGGGCAATTTATCACTGACCATTGCTCAGTCATATGTTAATGTTTGAGCAAGGCCATAAAAGAATGACATCATATTACCTCTGACCAACTTTCAAGGCAATGAATCTTTACAAAGCCCAAGCACTGATTATTGACAAGGTACATTCTCTCCTGACAGGGCCACAGAGAACATCTCCAACATGAGCTTCAATGGAAAGTTTGAACTCCAGTCCCAAGAAAATTTCGAGCCTTTCATGAAAGCCCTTTGTAAGTATCAGATACATGTAACTATGTTTAGTGTGTATTGCCTCTGTCCATATGTAGAGTCCAACATTGGTTAAATGAGTCTATTTCGTGCAGGCATTCAGGATTtagatgaaaataattttaatttctaATATTGAATTTTACTGTCCTTAATTTTTATACATGTGGTCTGATGCATTCATGAAAAGAACACATGATGGGATGAATCTCTATGATTGACATGCAGGAACCATTGCATAAAATTctttggcctgtattatgcaggaaatCAGCCTAAAataccataatggtcccttctgccctaaGAGTctgcaggccagatcctcagctactgcAGACCGGTGTGAATTTCCACCTAAGTCAGTGGAGGTATGCcagtttacactggctgaggagctGGTCCTAGGAATTTATTAAATGAATCTGTTGATTTTGCCTTGACTCTGCTAATCTGTCACTCTGTTCATTTTGTATGGAACCTCTGATTCAACTGCTTGTCAAAAACTAGGTAAAAtgggccacttatttaggtgccagaAGTTAGATTTAGGTGCCTTTTAGacactcaagtttgaaaaatgTTGGCTTACATTTTCAATAATTTTCTGGCCAGGGATTGCATTTTCTCCAGTCTCTCTACATCTCCCACAAAAATTCCtgttttctcctctcctccatccACTTTCTTTTGAACTTTTCTTTCCCCTTAGACTTTCAAGGTGAGGGCAGGGGTGGCATTTCTTCCTCTTTCTAACCAGCCATGTAGGACAGGGGACAAGTCCTGGGGTTGGAGACTTTCCCCAGACTAGACTATGAATGACATTGTTCATTGCACTCAAACAGCAGCCAACTGCATGGCCCTATGTTAACTTAGGAAGTGTCCCTCAGAGTGAGGCCACTGTGCACCAGCCAAGGAGCCCTCTCAGCCATGGATTTCACAGCCCCAAAAGCTGGCTCTGTTTGTGTGGCTTCCCCATCTACCCCGGAAGTAGAGCTCCTGAGACCGCTCGCTAAGCCTAGGCTTTTATTTCTGGCCAGGTCTTTCTGACGAATTGATCGAAAAGGGCAAGGACGTCAAGAGCATCTCAGAAATTGTACAGAATGGCAAAAAGTTCAAGGTCACCGTGACAACCGGCAGCAAAGTGCTGACCAATGAGTTCACTATTGGAGAGGAGGCCGAGCTGGAGACCCCAACTGGAGAGAAGGTCAAGGTAGGTGCCCGGTCCTCCCTTCGTGTAGGGCTGTGGGTTGCTGAGCATCTCCTGTGGGGTGCTGAGTGCCCTGAGAGTGCTCAGTCCCCTGGAAGGGGCCctctgcaccttgcaggatcctaCCCTGACACCCCGTCCCAGCTACATTATCCCACAGAAAGGGCTGAACTGACATTGCCCCCAGTACAAAGCAGTTGATTTCTAGTGGACTTGTAGCACTTGATTTCCTTTTCATCTAACCCAGCGGTGCCCCAGATTTGCTCAACTAACAGCCACGCCATCAGCTTGGCCCTGGAGATCTGCAAGATGCATCAATGCCTGTAACTGCTGCTGGGCTAAATTCTCTGCTTGTTTAAAGGTGTGCAGCTCttctaacttcagtgggattgcacCCATTTACACTGGCAAAGAATTTGGTGCCTGTGTGTAAGAGGGATGTGTGGCCGTCAATGATTAGAGCTCCCAGCATACACATGGATCAAAgtggagcactgcatgctgggagctgtagttgcTGTGGCCTGAATCCCAGGTAGTGAAGTTTAGGTGGCCATGGATTGTATTGTATAACTTCATGGATTGATCTTGGCTCACAGCTTGGCCATGTGTGATTTATTGTAGTGAAGGGGAAGTAAGGCTCCAAACTGTAGCTAAGGGAAGCATTGCATAATGGAGAGGATGTCTGGCCACTTGGGTGCCATGCCTTGCCCTGTTTTGGACAGGAGCAGAGGTTCTAGACAGGAGATCAGGTTCACTCGGCCCAGGTCAACAGACTCCAGTTCACTGGGCTCACGCCACAgtgctaaaagctgtgtaaacattgcagctcgggctggagctcaggctctgaaacctgcaGCTTAAGAGCACCATCTATCACAGCTATTCTTAGCACTGCGGCATGAGCCAGAGTCTGTCGTCCTGGGCGCGGCGCTCACTGCCATGGGCTGCCATTGGCTGTGTGTCAgcaaaatttcaaaagtgacctCAGATGTTGGGGTGCCTCTCTTGTTGAGTGCCCTATTTTAGAAC
This sequence is a window from Gopherus evgoodei ecotype Sinaloan lineage chromosome 5, rGopEvg1_v1.p, whole genome shotgun sequence. Protein-coding genes within it:
- the FABP1 gene encoding fatty acid-binding protein, liver; protein product: MSFNGKFELQSQENFEPFMKALCLSDELIEKGKDVKSISEIVQNGKKFKVTVTTGSKVLTNEFTIGEEAELETPTGEKVKAVVQMEGDNKLVTNLGKIKSVTEIKGDIVTNTLTVGDISYTRISKRI